One Ananas comosus cultivar F153 linkage group 1, ASM154086v1, whole genome shotgun sequence DNA window includes the following coding sequences:
- the LOC109711722 gene encoding protein SPIRRIG has translation MFQSSRKTMKWATLLENIRGKVGLSGSSPQPSQSLQHHQQHPSPSLAPLSVDYGAGAAASDAAQPDASPGFSPARGKHELELDFKKFWEEFRSSSSEKEKETALNMAVDVFCRLVKQQSSVAQLVTKLVEAHVFSFVVGRAFVTDVEKLRMHRKGRSLIVADVISFFSEVMEDDVSPGSNLLYAVEVLVTGPIDKQPLLDSGILCCLIRILNSLLSCDESNQGESVVSEEGAILSDKSMDRDAVRVRRLEIEGSVVHIMKALASHPSAAPSLIEDDSLQLLFHMVVNGSLTVFSQFREGLVPLHTIQLHRHAMQILGLILVNDNGSAAKYIRKHHLIKVLLTAVKDFNPEKGDAAYTMGVVDLLLECVELSYRSEAGPIKLREDIHNAHGYQFLVHFALTLSSLHKNQIVRSASSELLSNDSSEGHTSSGPDQLGHQESRADTSPTHLSPALSRLLDVLVNLAQTGPTETAGGKSSKSGHGRATGHSRSRTPSSDTLGDDFSEKGSTKVKDLEAIQMLQDIFLKADNVELQAEVLNRMFKLFSSHLENYKLCQELRTVPLFILNMAGFPASLQEIILKILEYAVTVVNCVPEQELLSLCCLLQQPITTSLKHAILAFFVKLLSFDQQYKKVLREVGVLEVLLDDLKQHKLFSGGEQQNKVSTTLERKSSNSSLQKHMDSKDAILSSPKFMSSGTEKFPIFEDEATIAVGWDCLFYLLKKADANQQSFRSSNGVSVVLPFLVSDNHRSGVLRLLSCLMIEDTLQAHPEELGLLIEILKSGMVTSVLGSQYKLHGDAKCDTLGALWRILGANISAQRVFGEATGFSLLLTTLHSFQSGEENTENQLSSASHMKVFSFLMRAVTAAVCNNAVNRLRLHTIISSHTFYDLLCESGLLSVDCEKQVIQLLLELALEIVLPPTNVLQSESASSDTCEDESSLYFVTSLGISRVDRERVYNASAFAVLIHSLLLFTPKVQLDLLKFIEKLACAGPFNQENLTSVGCVGLLLETINPFLEGLSPFLNHALRIVEVLGAYRLSSSELRLLVRYILQLRVKKSGHPLVDMMEKLIRMEDVRLQNVSQAPFIEMDMSKVGHASIQVSLGERTWPPASGYSFVCWFQFHNLFKNQFKDSEQLSKANSAKRRITSSGQVLRIFSVGAVDDANTLYAELYLQENGVLALATSSSSLLSFPGIELEEGRWHHLAVIHSKPNALAGLFQASVAYLYLDGKLRHTGKLGYSPSPFGKSLQVTLGTPASRGKISELSWKLRCCYLFEEALTSGSICFMYILGRGYRGLFQDTDLLRFVPNQACGGESMAILDSLEIEMPLASSTQRIDSSIKLGNSRLDGSGFVWDLERLTNLALQLSGKKLIFGFDGTSSETFRASGTLSLLNLVDPLSAAASPIGGIPRYGRLTGDVYICNHCTIGDSIQTVGGMAVVLALVQAAESRDMLHMALELLAVSLQQSHQNVKDMQALRGYHLLALFLHRRMSLFDMQSLDIFFRIAACEASFPEPQKPHVNRSVSFPAGISLEAGLDDLSLPKFTDEISSVGSHGDFDELSAQKDSFSHISELENTDLSGETSNCIVLSNADMVEHVLLDWTLWVTAPISIQITLLGFLERMVSMHWYRNHNLTILRRINLVQHLLVTLQRGDVEVPVLEKLVVLLGVILEDGFLASELELVVRFVIMTFDPPELTPRNQTVRETMGKHIIVRNMLLEMLIDLQVTINVEDLLEQWHKIVSSKLITFFLDEAVHPTSMRWIMTLLGVCLASSPTFALKFRTSGGFQGLTRVLPSFYDSPEIYYILFCLVFGKPVYPRVPEVRMLDFHVLMPSDGNYGELKFVDLLETVIAMAKATFDRLSMKSMLAHQNCNLSHLNGTLVSELVEATTDTAEDLQGEALLHKTYAARLMGREAAAPATVTSILRFMVDLAKMCPPFSAVCRRAEFLESCVDLYFSCVRADSALKMAKDLKTTTPDDKNLNDADDNESSQNTFSSLPPDQEQSAKTSMSIGSFPQEQKSTSSEDTGTLNYPLDDAETKRTDFSAAEISKSVDGQDAQTIQNVNDQVREQISIKSDGPELKNPSLNGSLDTNPPTDSPCSASINVLNSPALSERSNSKIPTTPSTSPVIALTSWLGAMGTNNDSRILSSATPSMISTVSLNESDVSPDMKPSLQGSSAVNTFFPVSSKLLLEIDDVGYGGGPCSAGATAVLDFVAQILADIVAEQLKATLLIEGILESVPLYVDVDSALVFQGLCLSRLMNFLERRLLRDDEEDDKKLDKNRWSVNLDSLCWMTVDRVYMGSFPKPLGVLRTLEFLLSMLQLANKDGRIEEVAPSGKGILSIARGAKQLEAYIHAILKNTNRMIMHCFLPLFLKSIGEDDLLLALGFQTETGKSLSTKALSHDEFTIDICTVLQLLIANKRLILCPTNLDTDLICCLCVNLIALLQDKRLTAQNLAMDLIKYLLLHRRQALEDLLVSKPNQGQPLDVLHGGFDKLLTGSSSMFFEWLNSSEHTINKVLERSAFIMWVQYIAGSAKFPGVRIKGMEVRRKREMGRKSRDNAKLDLRHWEQINERRYALESVRDLMSTQLRAIRQDKYGWILHAESEWQSQLQQLIHERGIFPIKYTSLEPEWQLCPIEGPYRMRKKLERCKFKIDTIQNVLTGGFELEDIKVAKEERDNGLGLSGSDTDSCLNVSNDGANDKIFDGSEYDSFREENDGLKIKSSRSGQSGWNDDKSSSVNEPSLHSAMEFGAKSSSFSIPITDVNVRSELGSPRPSYSMRVNDAKISEDKSEKELLDNGEYLIRPFLEPSEKIRFKYNCERVVGLDKHDGIFLIGELYLYIIENFYIDDSGCICEKSSEDELSVIDQALGVKKDITANSDFQLKSPSTWSMTAKMLVGGRAWAYNGGAWGKESICSSSNLPHPWHMWKLDSVHELLKRDYQLRPVAIEIFSMDGCNDLLVFHKKEREEVFRNLVAMNLPRNSMLDTTISGSSKQESNEASRLFKIMAKSFSKRWQNGEISNFQYLMHLNTLAGRGYSDLTQYPVFPWVLADYESETLDLTNPQTFRKLDKPMGCQTADGEEEFRKRYESWDDPDVPKFHYGSHYSSAGIVLFYLLRLPPFSIENQKLQGGQFDHADRLFNSVRDTWLSAAGKSNTSDVKELIPEFFYMPEYLENRFSLDLGEKQSGEKVDDVILPPWAKGSAREFIRKHREALESDYVSENLHHWIDLIFGYKQRGKAAEEAVNVFYHYTYEGNVDIDAVTDPTMKASILAQINHFGQTPKQLFLKPHPKRKTDKKLPPHPLRYSAHLVPQDIRKNPSAISQIITFNEKILFAGANSLLKPVSYIKYISWGFPDRSLRVLSYDQDKLISTYENLHGSNQIHCTGLSHDGQILVTGGDDGVVAVWRFVKDGTRTQENLILSRALCAHTAKITCVYVSQPYSLVVSGSDDCTVILWDLANLVFVKQLPKFPAPISTVHVNNLTGEILTAAGVLLAVWSINGDCLAVVNTSHLPSDLVLSLTSSMHSDWLDTNWYVTGHQSGAVKVWKMVHSLEDEASSKNKLPTNGFGGLGLNGKMPEYRLVLQKVAKSHKHPVTALCLTADLKQLLSGDSNGQLVSWTLQDDSFKSLNGQG, from the exons ATGTTCCAGTCGTCGCGGAAAACAATGAAATGGGCGACATTGCTTGAGAACATCAGAGGGAAGGTCGGGCTCTCCGGATCGTCGCCGCAGCCGTCCCAGTCACTTCAGCACCATCAGCAGCATCCCTCCCCGTCGCTCGCCCCGCTTTCCGTCGATTACGGAGCTGGAGCTGCAGCGTCCGATGCTGCCCAGCCGGATGCGTCCCCCGGCTTCTCCCCCGCCAG AGGCAAACATGAACTTGAACTGGACTTTAAGAAGTTCTGGGAAGAATTCCGCTCTTCCAGCTCTGAGAAG GAGAAAGAAACGGCCTTGAACATGGCAGTTGATGTCTTCTGTAGACTAGTCAAGCAGCAGTCTAGTGTAGCTCAACTAGTTACAAA GTTAGTTGAGGCACatgttttctcttttgttgttgGAAGAGCCTTTGTAACTGATGTGGAGAAATTGAGAATGCACCGAAAGGGGAGATCTTTAATTGTTGCAGATGTTATCAGCTTCTTTTCAGAAGTGATGGAG GATGACGTCAGTCCCGGTTCAAACCTGTTGTATGCAGTAGAAGTTTTGGTTACAGGG CCAATTGATAAGCAGCCTCTGTTGGATTCTGGTATTTTATGTTGCCTTATTCGTATCCTCAATTCTCTTCTAAGTTGCGATGAATCCAATCAAGGAGAATCTGTGGTCAGTGAAGAAGGTGCAATTTTAAGCGACAAAAGTATGGACAGAGATGCTGTACGAGTGAGGCGACTTGAG ATAGAGGGAAGCGTAGTGCATATTATGAAGGCATTAGCGAGCCATCCTTCTGCTGCACCAAGTTTAATTGAAGACGATTCACTTCAGCTTCTGTTTCACATGGTTGTGAATGGCTCTTTGACTGTGTTTTCTCAGTTTAGAGAGGGCCTCGTTCCTTTGCACACAATTCAACTTCATCGACATGCCATGCAG ATTCTTGGTCTTATTCTCGTGAATGACAATGGAAGTGCTGCAAAGTATATACGCAAACATCATTTG ATCAAAGTCCTTCTAACGGCTGTAAAAGACTTCAATCCGGAAAAAGGTGATGCTGCATACACAATGGGTGTAGTGGACTTGTTACTGGAATGCGTTGAATTGTCTTATAGATCTG AGGCTGGCCCGATCAAGCTCAGGGAAGATATACATAATGCACACGGCTATCAGTTTCTTGTTCATTTTGCTTTGACACTATCTAGTTTACACAAGAATCAGATTGTTCGATCTGCTTCTTCAGAATTATTATCTAATGATAGTTCTGAAGGGCACACTTCAAGTGGACCAGATCAATTAGGTCATCAGGAAAGTAGAGCAGATACCTCTCCTACCCATCTTTCTCCAGCTTTATCCAGGCTACTTGATGTCCTCGTAAACCTGGCCCAAACAGGCCCAACGGAAACTGCTGGTGGGAAATCATCAAAATCTGGTCATGGAAGAGCGACGGGTCATAGCAGAAGCCGTACACCATCTTCTGATACGCTCGGCGATGATTTTTCGGAGAAAGGTAGTACCAAAGTCAAGGATCTTGAGGCTATTCAGATGCTGCAGGATATTTTTCTTAAGGCTGACAATGTTGAACTGCAAGCAGAAGTTCTGAACAGAATGTTCAAGCTTTTCTCGAGTCATCTTGAAAACTACAAATTGTGTCAAGAACTTCGTACTGTGCCGCTATTTATACTAAATATGGCAGGTTTCCCTGCATCACTACAggaaattattttgaaaatcttAGAGTATGCTGTTACTGTTGTGAACTGTGTCCCCGAGCAGGAGCTGCTATCTCTCTGCTGCTTGTTGCAGCAGCCAATTACTACTAGTCTTAAGCATGCTATACTTGCTTTCTTCGTAAAGCTGCTTTCCTTTGATCAGCAATACAAGAAAGTTCTCAGGGAAGTTGGTGTGTTGGAAGTTCTGTTAGATGACCTGAAACAGCACAAGCTTTTCTCTGGAGGAGAGCAGCAAAATAAGGTCTCTACTACTCTTGAAAGAAAGTCCAGCAATAGTAGTTTACAAAAACACATGGATAGCAAAGATGCAATTCTTTCTTCACCCAAGTTTATGAGCTCTGGTACTGAGAAGTTTCCCATATTTGAGGATGAGGCCACAATTGCTGTTGGATGGGACTGCCTTTTCTATCTATTGAAAAAAGCCGATGCTAATCAGCAATCATTCCGATCGTCCAATGGGGTCAGCGTTGTCCTCCCTTTCTTGGTATCCGATAACCACCGCTCTGGGGTGCTTAGACTATTGTCATGTCTGATGATCGAAGATACTCTTCAG GCTCATCCAGAAGAGTTAGGATTGCTGATTGAGATTCTTAAGAGTGGAATGGTGACAAGTGTATTAGGATCTCAATACAAACTTCACGGTGATGCAAAGTGCGATACTTTAGGCGCATTATGGCGCATTCTTGGGGCCAATATTTCAGCACAGAGGGTTTTTGGAGAAGCCACTGGGTTTTCGCTTTTACTGACGACGCTGCATAGTTTCCAGAGTGGTGaagaaaatacagaaaatcaaTTGTCATCAGCCAGTCACATGAAGGTTTTCAGTTTTCTAATGCGAGCTGTGACAGCTGCTGTGTGCAATAATGCAGTCAACAGGTTGAGGTTGCACACAATCATCTCATCACATACCTTCTATGATCTTCTTTGTGAATCCGGGTTGCTTTCAGTGGATTGTGAAAAGCAAGTTATTCAGTTATTGCTTGAGCTTGCTCTAGAGATTGTCCTTCCACCGACTAATGTGCTGCAATCAGAGAGTGCTTCATCTGATACATGCGAAGATGAGTCAAGTCTCTATTTTGTCACATCCCTTGGTATATCTAGGGTTGATAGGGAGCGGGTATATAATGCTAGTGCCTTTGCTGTTTTAATCCACTCCTTGCTACTCTTTACACCGAAAGTTCAGTTGGATTTACTGAAGTTTATTGAGAAGTTAGCATGTGCTGGTCCCTTCAATCAAGAGAATTTGACTTCTGTTG GATGCGTTGGTCTTCTACTGGAGACAATTAACCCATTTTTGGAGGGTCTATCTCCATTTCTTAATCATGCTCTGAGAATTGTGGAGGTGCTTGGTGCTTATAG GCTCTCCTCTTCAGAGCTTCGGCTGCTTGTTAGGTATATTTTGCAACTGAGGGTGAAAAAGTCAGGCCATCCTCTTGTTGATATGATGGAGAAGTTAATTAGAATGGAAGACGTAAGGTTGCAAAATGTTTCCCAAGCTCCTTTTATTGAGATGGACATGAGCAAAGTAGGCCATGCCTCCATCCAGGTCTCACTAGGGGAGAGGACATGGCCTCCTGCTTCTGGGTATTCCTTTGTTTGCTGGTTTCAATTCCACAATTTATTCAAAAACCAATTTAAAGATTCAGAGCAACTTTCTAAAGCCAACTCCGCGAAAAGGAGAATTACATCCAGTGGGCAAGTACTGCGTATATTCTCTGTTGGTGCAGTGGACGACGCCAACACTTTGTATGCCGAACTCTATCTCCAAGAGAATGGTGTATTGGCTCTAGCTACGAGCAGCTCAAGCTTACTTTCGTTTCCAGGAATAGAACTAGAAGAAGGCAGATGGCATCACCTCGCGGTCATTCACAGTAAGCCCAATGCACTAGCTGGGCTTTTCCAGGCCAGCGTGGCCTATCTCTATCTGGACGGAAAACTACGACACACGGGAAAACTAGGGTATTCACCATCCCCATTTGGTAAATCACTACAAGTAACTCTTGGTACACCTGCTTCACGCGGGAAGATTTCTGAGCTGTCGTGGAAACTTCGTTGCTGTTATCTTTTCGAAGAAGCACTCACATCAGGTAGTATTTGTTTCATGTATATCCTTGGTCGAGGATATAGAGGACTGTTTCAAGACACAGATCTTCTTAGGTTTGTACCAAATCAAGCATGTGGTGGAGAGAGTATGGCTATTTTGGATTCATTGGAAATAGAAATGCCCTTGGCTTCAAGTACTCAGCGAATTGATAGTTCAATCAAGCTCGGGAATTCTAGACTTGACGGCAGTGGGTTTGTTTGGGATTTAGAGAGACTGACAAATCTCGCCCTGCAGCTCTCTGGGAAGAAACTCATATTTGGATTCGACGGAACTTCCTCTGAAACTTTTCGAGCATCTGGAACATTGTCCTTGCTGAATCTTGTTGATCCTTTGTCTGCTGCTGCTTCACCAATTGGTG GTATACCTCGTTATGGGCGTCTGACTGGAGATGTTTACATTTGTAACCACTGCACAATTGGAGATAGTATTCAAACAGTTGGTGGGATGGCTGTTGTGCTTGCTCTTGTCCAAGCTGCTGAGAGCAGAGACATGCTACACATGGCACTGGAGCTACTTGCAGTATCACTCCAGCAGAGTCATCAAAATGTAAAAGACATGCAAGCCCTAAGAGGCTACCATCTTCTTGCCCTTTTCCTTCACCGTCGGATGTCGTTATTTGACATGCAGTCACTTGACATCTTCTTCCGCATTGCTGCATGCGAGGCTTCTTTTCCGGAACCACAAAAGCCACATGTAAACCGGTCTGTAAGTTTTCCTGCTGGAATTTCCCTCGAGGCCGGTCTTGATGATCTTTCTTTACCGAAATTCACTGATGAAATCTCTTCCGTTGGATCTCATGGAGATTTTGACGAATTGTCTGCACAGAAGGATTCATTCAGTCATATTTCTGAGCTCGAAAATACTGATTTATCTGGAGAAACTTCCAACTGCATTGTTTTATCAAATGCTGATATGGTTGAACATGTTCTTTTAGACTGGACTCTATGGGTTACAGCTCCTATTTCGATTCAAATCACACTTCTTGGATTTCTCGAAAGGATGGTATCTATGCATTGGTACAGAAATCATAACCTTACTATATTGCGGCGAATCAACCTTGTGCAACATCTACTAGTAACTCTACAACGCGGTGATGTGGAAGTTCCTGTTTTGGAAAAACTGGTTGTATTGCTCGGTGTTATTCTGGAGGATGGTTTTCTGGCTTCAGAGTTAGAACTTGTTGTAAGGTTTGTAATTATGACATTCGATCCTCCTGAGTTGACTCCTCGCAATCAAACTGTTCGTGAAACAATGGGAAAACACATAATTGTCAGGAACATGCTACTTGAGATGCTTATTGATTTACAAGTTACTATTAATGTTGAAGATTTACTTGAGCAATGGCATAAGATTGTTTCATCCAAACTGATCACATTTTTCCTTGACGAAGCTGTACATCCTACCAGTATGAGATGGATTATGACTCTCTTGGGAGTATGCCTTGCTTCATCCCCCACGTTTGCCCTAAAATTCCGCACTAGTGGAGGTTTCCAAGGGCTGACACGTGTACTTCCAAGCTTCTATGATTCGCCTGAAATATACTACATATTATTCTGTTTAGTATTTGGTAAGCCTGTCTATCCTAGGGTTCCTGAAGTTCGCATGCTTGATTTCCATGTTCTCATGCCTAGTGATGGAAACTATGGGGAACTGAAGTTTGTGGACTTGTTGGAAACCGTGATTGCCATGGCAAAAGCTACGTTTGATAGACTCAGTATGAAGTCAATGCTGGCACATCAAAATTGTAACCTTTCACATCTCAATGGTACCTTAGTTTCGGAGCTTGTTGAAGCCACAACAGATACTGCAGAAGACCTTCAAGGTGAAGCTCTACTACATAAGACGTATGCAGCGAGGTTAATGGGtagggaggcggcggcgcctgCTACTGTCACATCGATACTCAGGTTTATGGTTGACTTGGCAAAGATGTGCCCACCGTTCTCTGCTGTATGCAGGAGAGCTGAATTTCTTGAAAGCTGCGTTGATCTATATTTCTCGTGTGTGAG GGCTGATTCAGCATTAAAAATGGCAAAAGATCTCAAAACTACAACACCAGATGACAAGAACTTGAACGATGCTGATGATAATGAAAGCTCTCAAAATACATTTTCTAGCTTGCCACCAGATCAGGAGCAATCTGCTAAAACTTCTATGAGTATTGGAAGCTTTCCTCAAGAGCAAAAGAGTACCAGCTCTGAAGATACGGGGACACTAAATTATCCTTTGGATGATGCTGAAACAAAGAGAACTGACTTTTCTGCTGCTGAAATTAGCAAGTCTGTTGATGGACAAGATGCTCAAACTATTCAGAATGTCAATGACCAAGTTCGAGAACAAATCTCAATCAAGTCTGACGGTCCTGAGCTTAAGAACCCTAGTTTGAATGGGAGTTTAGATACTAACCCCCCAACCGACTCGCCCTGCTCTGCCTCTATAAATGTCCTTAATTCTCCCGCTTTATCTGAaagatcaaattctaaaataccAACAACACCAAGTACTTCCCCTGTTATTGCATTAACTTCTTGGCTTGGCGCCATGGGAACTAATAATGATTCAAGAATACTATCATCTGCAACACCATCTATGATTTCTACCGTCTCTCTAAATGAATCTGATGTATCTCCTGATATGAAGCCATCTTTGCAAGGTTCGTCAGCAGTAAACACATTCTTCCCTGTAAGCTCTAAGCTGTTACTTGAGATTGATGATGTGGGCTATGGTGGCGGCCCGTGCTCGGCTGGAGCTACTGCGGTATTGGATTTTGTTGCACAAATCCTTGCTGATATTGTAGCAGAACAACTCAAAGCAACCCTTTTAATCGAGGGCATTTTGGAGTCCGTTCCTTTATATGTGGATGTTGATTCTGCTCTTGTTTTTCAAGGTTTGTGCCTCAGTAGATTGATGAATTTTCTCGAAAGGCGCCTCTTGCGGGATGATGAAGAGGACGACAAAAAACTTGATAAGAATCGTTGGTCTGTGAATCTGGACTCTCTTTGCTGGATGACTGTAGATAGGGTTTATATGGGTTCTTTTCCAAAGCCACTCGGAGTATTGAGGACCCTAGAATTCCTGCTGTCCATGCTACAGCTTGCAAACAAAGATGGCCGTATTGAAGAAGTAGCACCTTCCGGAAAAGGCATATTGTCCATTGCAAGGGGCGCCAAGCAACTTGAAGCATATATACATGCCATTCTGAAGAATACAAATCGCATGATAATGCATTGTTTCCTCCCCTTATTCCTCAAGTCCATTGGAGAAGATGATTTGCTTTTGGCTTTGGGCTTTCAGACAGAAACTGGGAAAAGCTTGTCTACAAAAGCATTGTCACATGATGAGTTTACGATCGATATTTGCACGGTTCTGCAGCTATTAATTGCCAACAAACGCCTTATACTGTGTCCAACCAATCTTGACACTGATTTGATTTGCTGTCTGTGTGTTAATCTAATTGCTCTCCTCCAGGACAAAAGACTAACTGCTCAGAATTTGGCGATGGATTTGATTAAGTACTTATTATTGCATCGTCGGCAAGCCCTAGAGGACCTACTTGTCTCGAAACCGAACCAAGGGCAACCATTGGATGTTTTACATGGGGGTTTCGACAAACTTTTGACAGGAAGCTCCTCTATGTTTTTTGAATGGCTCAACAGCTCCGAGCACACCATCAATAAAGTGTTGGAGCGCTCTGCTTTCATTATGTGGGTTCAATACATTGCCGGATCAGCAAAGTTTCCTGGGGTGAGAATAAAAGGCATGGAAGTAAGGCGCAAGAGAGAAATGGGGAGAAAATCACGTGATAATGCAAAACTAGATTTAAGGCACTGGGAACAGATAAATGAGCGGAGATACGCACTCGAATCAGTTCGTGATTTAATGTCCACCCAACTTCGAGCAATTCGCCAAGATAAATATGGGTGGATTCTTCATGCAGAGAGCGAGTGGCAGAGTCAGCTTCAACAGCTTATACATGAAAGAGGAATATTTCCTATAAAATATACGTCCTTGGAACCTGAGTGGCAGCTCTGTCCTATTGAAGGACCATACAGGATGAGAAAGAAGCTTGAGCgctgcaaatttaaaattgatacaATTCAAAATGTTCTCACAGGTGGGTTTGAGCTTGAAGATATAAAAGTGGCTAAGGAAGAGCGTGACAATGGGCTAGGATTATCTGGGTCCGATACAGATTCGTGTTTAAATGTTTCAAATGATGGTGCCAATGATAAAATATTCGATGGTTCTGAATATGATTCCTTTAGAGAAGAAAATGATGGGCTTAAAATCAAAAGCTCGAGATCTGGTCAGAGTGGTTGGAATGATGATAAGTCTAGCAGTGTAAATGAACCTAGCCTTCACTCTGCTATGGAGTTCGGTGCCAAATCGAGTTCTTTTTCCATTCCAATAACAGATGTAAATGTGAGATCTGAACTGGGTTCTCCTAGGCCATCATATTCAATGAGAGTGAACGATGCAAAAATTTCAGAGGATAAATCAGAAAAGGAATTGCTAGATAATGGGGAATACCTTATCAGACCTTTCCTTGAACCCTCTGAAAAGATAAGGTTTAAGTACAACTGTGAGCGTGTTGTGGGTCTCGACAAACACGATGGTATATTTCTAATTGGGGAACTTTATTTATACATAatcgaaaatttttatattgatgATTCGGGGTGCATCTGTGAGAAGAGCAGCGAAGATGAGCTTTCTGTAATTGATCAAGCGTTGGGTGTGAAGAAGGATATAACAGCAAACAGTGATTTCCAGCTAAAATCACCTTCCACGTGGAGCATGACAGCAAAGATGTTGGTGGGTGGGAGAGCGTGGGCCTATAATGGGGGTGCTTGGGGAAAAGAGAGCATCTGTAGCAGCAGCAATCTGCCACATCCATGGCATATGTGGAAGCTTGATAGCGTTCATGAGCTCCTAAAACGGGATTACCAGCTCCGTCCTGTTGCCATTGAGATATTCAGCATGGATGGATGTAATGATCTTCTGGTTTTCCACAAAAAAGAGAGGGAGGAAGTTTTCCGAAACTTGGTTGCTATGAATCTCCCAAGGAATAGCAT GTTGGACACAACAATTTCAGGTTCATCAAAACAAGAAAGCAATGAGGCAAGCCGGCTTTTTAAGATCATGGCGAAGTCATTCTCAAAGAGGTGGCAAAATGGGGAAATCAGCAACTTCCAATACCTTATGCATCTAAATACGCTAGCAGGGCGGGGATACAGCGATCTCACACAATACCCAGTATTTCCCTGGGTTCTTGCAGACTACGAGAGTGAAACTTTAGACTTGACAAACCCTCAAACTTTCCGTAAACTTGACAAGCCAATGGGATGCCAAACAGCAGATGGAGAAGAGGAATTCAGGAAAAg ATATGAAAGCTGGGATGATCCTGACGTTCCAAAGTTTCACTATGGTTCTCATTATTCTAGTGCTGGGATCGTGCTTTTCTATCTTTTAAGGCTTCCACCGTTCAGTATAGAAAACCAGAAATTGCAAGGCGGGCAATTTGACCATGCTGACCGCTTGTTCAATAGCGTGAGGGACACATGGTTAAGTGCAGCTGGGAAGAGTAACACATCAGATGTGAAGGAGTTGATTCCTGAGTTCTTCTATATGCCAGAGTATTTGGAGAATCGCTTCAGTCTAGATTTGGGAGAAAAACAGTCAGGAGAGAAG GTTGATGATGTTATTTTGCCCCCTTGGGCTAAAGGCAGTGCCAGAGAATTCATAAGGAAGCATCGGGAAGCCTTAGAATCAGATTATGTTTCCGAGAATCTGCATCACTGGATTGATCTCATCTTTGGATACAAACAAAGGGGAAAG GCAGCAGAAGAAGCTGTGAATGTGTTTTACCACTACACCTACGAGGGAAATGTGGATATCGATGCAGTCACGGACCCCACCATGAAGGCCTCAATCCTAGCCCAAATTAACCATTTCGGTCAGACCCCTAAGCAACTATTCCTCAAACCCCATCCAAAGCGCAAAACTGACAAAAAGCTCCCCCCCCACCCTCTCCGCTACAGCGCCCATCTTGTTCCCCAAGACATCCGCAAAAACCCCTCTGCCATCTCTCAGATAATCACCTTTAATGAGAAAATCCTATTTGCTGGGGCCAATAGCTTACTGAAACCTGTAAGCTACATCAAGTACATCTCATGGGGGTTTCCAGATCGAAGCCTCAGAGTATTGAGTTATGATCAAGACAAGCTAATTTCAACCTACGAGAACCTACATGGCTCAAACCAGATCCACTGCACAGGCCTGAGCCATGACGGTCAGATTCTTGTGACAGGTGGTGACGATGGGGTTGTCGCTGTCTGGCGGTTTGTGAAAGACGGAACCCGCACCCAAGAGAACTTAATATTGTCGCGGGCCCTCTGTGCTCACACTGCAAAGATAACTTGCGTCTATGTTAGCCAGCCCTATTCGTTGGTCGTTAGTGGATCCGACGACTGTACCGTGATCTTGTGGGACTTGGCAAACCTGGTTTTTGTGAAGCAGCTCCCCAAGTTCCCTGCGCCAATCTCCACTGTACATGTCAACAATCTAACAGGAGAGATTCTGACTGCTGCAGGGGTACTTCTGGCAGTGTGGAGCATTAACGGGGATTGCCTAGCTGTTGTGAACACGTCCCATCTTCCATCTGATCTCGTTTTGTCATTGACAAGCTCGATGCATTCTGATTGGCTGGATACAAACTGGTATGTGACAGGGCATCAGAGCGGGGCAGTGAAGGTGTGGAAAATGGTGCATAGTTTAGAGGACGAAGCCAGTAGCAAAAATAAGTTGCCGACCAATGGTTTTGGGGGGTTGGGCTTAAATGGAAAAATGCCCGAGTATCGCCTTGTGCTTCAGAAAGTGGCCAAGTCGCATAAACACCCTGTTACGGCACTTTGTCTCACAGCTGATCTTAAGCAGTTGTTAAGTGGGGATTCAAATGGGCAATTAGTATCTTGGACACTGCAAGATGATAGCTTTAAGTCGCTAAATGGTCAAGGGTGA